From Campylobacter pinnipediorum subsp. caledonicus:
CTACAGGTAGTCTGTCTTCACATTTGAGTTTGATTGATTTTGCTGCGCCGACAGCCAATGAGATAGATGTCGAGCTGTGTCCAGCTATAAAATAATCAGCTTCACTTTCGCTTGGCTTTGAAAAGCCACTTATGCCACCAAATTGCCTAAGTGTTTCAAAATCATCCCATCTATCCGTTAAAAGTTTATGTGCATAAGATTGGTGGCTTACATCAAAAATAAATGGATCTTTTTTAACATCAAAAACATAATGCATAGCTACTATAAGCTCAACTGCCCCTATATTTGAACTAAGATGTCCTCCATTTTTACTAACTACATCTATTATTCTTTTTCTTATTTTTTCACACAGCTGGTTTAGTTCTTCTAAATTTAAATTTTTTATATCCATTTTTTATTCCATCAAAGTCTTTAATTTTTCAATTCTAGTTTGAAGCGTTGCATCAATATTGCCCAGCTCACTTATAATAACAACACCGCCCTTGCTAATAGCATCATCTAATTCTATTTTAATGTGTGAATTTTCTAAAAAAGCATTTTTTAGATACTCGCCATCATCAGGATTTACTCTAAGAGTTATATTTTTTGCATCTTTTATATCTTGAAGTAAATTTTTAGTTACCGCATAAGCTATTTTTTCTGATTTTTGTTCTACTTCAGAACCAATAACCTCTTTTGCTATACTTATTGATGTTTCGGCCAAGTCCTGCTCGTTTTTAAGTATAAATTCATCAAGTTCATTAAATTTAACTGCGAGTTTTTCAATGGAAGCATTAAATTTATCATTTAGCTCTTTAAGTTTTGCGTCAAAAGCCGAATTTGACTCAGCGATGCCTTCATTTTTACCATCTTCTTTTGCTCTTGCAACTTCTGCCTCTAGCCTTTTTGTAAACTCACTCTCTTGGTTTTCTATCTGCATTTGAAGTTTTATCATATTTGAGCTAAGCTCATCTGTTTTTTTAAGCAATTCTTCAACAAATCCTGCATCAAAATTTGATGATTTATTTTGAGTTTCATAAGACTGTATATTTTGTTGGTTAATATTATTTTGTTGTGGCTCTATATTTTTATTATTTTCATCTTCAGAAGAAGACGAGGTGTGTTGCTCATGCGAAATCTTATCTTTTTCATTAGACATATCACTACCCAAAACTTTAAAACGATAATTTTCAACAAAATGCTTATTGGCAATTTCGTTTGTTATAACACTGCTTTTCATTATTCTATCATCTCATCTGCTTCACCAACTTGGAACACACCTTGTTCTGCTAGTGCTTGAACAGCCTCAACTATGCGTCTTTGGGAATCTTCCACATCCTTAACTCTAACAGCACCCAAATACCCCATCTCCTCTTTAAAAGCTTCAGCTGCTCTTTGAGACATGTTGGATAAAAATTTATCTTTTAAGCTATCACTGCTACCTTTAAGTGCAACCATAAGATCCTTCTTCTCTACATTTTTTAAAATCTCACGTATAGCGTTAGCATTAAGTGTGCTAATATCTTCAAATGTAAACATAAGCTCTTTAATGGTGTTTGCTAGTTTTTCATCATTTTGCTCTATATATGATATGGTTGCCTTAGAAGCTTTTTGACCTAGTCTATTAAGCATTTCAGCAACAGCCCTTGGTCCACCAACTTCAACCTTGTAAGATGTAAGACTTTCAAGCTTACCTTCAAGGACTGTTGATACACGTTTTATGACAGATGGGCTAATATCGCCTAAATTAGCCATTCTTATAACAACATCGCTTCTTAATTCATCTGGAAAATAAGCAAGTGTTTCGGCGGCCCCCGTAGCATCCATGTGTGCTAAAATAAGAGCTATTGTTTGTGGGTGTTCTTTTACTATAAAATCAGCAAGTTGTTGCGGTTTTATCTTTGTAAGATAACCAAAGCTTTTTGTATTTTCCATACTTTTTGCTAATTTATCAAGAATCTTTTGAGCTGCTTCAGGTCCAAATGTCCTATACAAAATTTCCTTAGCATACTCAAGACCACCACTTCTCATATATTGGTTTGATTGCATTAACGCATAAAACTCTTCAAGTATAGCACCAGCCACTTGTTTATCAATATTTTTAGAAGTTGCTATATAACCTGAGATATCAGTTATAACATCAACATCCATATGAGAAAATAACAAACTTGTAGATTCCTCTCCAAGCTGTATTAAAAGTATAGCAATCTTTTCTGGCATTGATAAATCGTCATATATGAGCTTTTGTTGATCTGATAGTTTTATAGCCATTTACAACTCCTTGCGAACATTAAAATCGCTGTCATTTTTTACCATATCTTGAAGCAAAATTGATATCTCTTCGCTTCTTTCTTGAACTATACCCTTCATCTTTTCAAGCAATACATCGTATTTAAGCTCATCTTCATTAAACTCACCAGTAAGACCAAGCTGCTCTTCGACTTTTTTCTTGGCTGCCTTAAATTTCTCCAAGGTGTCCTCATCATCTATCTCTAAATTTTCAAGGTGATCGATACCCAAGTCATCTTCATCTTCTTTAATATCTTCAAGCATCTTTTGCATAAATACAACGATAACTTTTTTGTAGAATAAATATAGCAAAAATATAGCAAAAATATATTTAAGCAAAGGCATAAAAGGAATAATATAATCTTGCATAAACCCATTTACTTTTTGGGTTGGAGAGACCCTTGTTAAATTTTTAAACTCAAAGTTATCAAGCGTTACCTCATCGCCCCTACTAGCATTAAAACCAATAGCTTGTTTTATCAAATTTGTAATTGAAGCTTTTTGAGAGTCGTTTAAAGATATATATTCAAATTCATCTAATAAATTTCCATTTTCATCTTTTTTATTCTGATAAATACCATCAACAACAACGGCTGCGCTAACTCTTAAAATAGTAGCAAACTGACCTTTTACATTTGTAATTTTTTTAGAAATTTCATAATTTGTTTGCTGAGAACTTTTATTATACTGTTCTTCCAATTTGTTATCATCAAGACCTTCTACAGGACCTATGTTGCTTACAGCGCCAGGAACACCTTGGATATCATTTTTTGTCCTGCCCTGTCTTTTTTCTTCTACGTTACTTTCGCTTCTAACAACATTGTTTGGATCATAAACCTCACTTTGAGAGTCTTTTTTGTCAAAATCAAACTCTATATTTACCTTAGCAACAACTTTGTTAGTTCCGCCAACTATTGGTGCTAGCACGTTTATTATTTTTTGTTCGTAATTATTTTCAAATTCTTTTTTGTAGCGAATTTGCTGAATTATCATCTCACTATCAAAGCCATCTTCTTCACCTAATGCTACACCATCTTGATTTACTATTTTTACATTTTCTAAGGTTAAATTTGTAACAGAAGCTGCGACTAGATTTTTAATACCAAAAATTTGCTTTGCACCAAGAGAACCACCTGATTTTAACTCAAGCACAACAGATGCTGTTGGTGGGCTTTGTCTTTCTGTAAATACCGTTTCTTTTGGAAATGCTATTCTGATTGTAGCCTTGGTTATTGGAGCAAGGCTTTCTATCGTTCTTGCAAGCTCACCTTCTAATGCTCTTTGATATTTAACCCTTTGCTCGACATCTGTGGCTCCAAATTCTTGCTTGTCAAAAATTTCAAATCCAATCTTGCTCTCTTTTGGGATACCAAGAGTTGCAACAGATATTCGTTCCTTATAAACATCAGCATTTGGAACAAGTATAGTGCCTTCATTTACAAGTTTATAATCCACCCCATCTTTTGTGAGCTGATCTATAATTAAAGCTGAATCATTTGCGCTTATATTTTCAAATAAAACACTATATCCAGCATAGGTATTTGTCTTTGACTTAAACAGAGTCAAAAAAACCAAAAAACCAACAACAACAACAACCGAACTAGCTATTACTATTTTTTGTCTTAAAGATAATTTTTGATAAACTTGACTTATTTGTTGAAGTAATGCTTTTAAATCCATGCTTTTACTTTAAAATTTCCCTTAAATGTTCTAAAACTTTAGTGTTTTGTTCTGATGTGCCTATCGTAATACGAATAGCATTCAAACCATAGCTTTGCAAATCTCTTAAAATTATACCTTTTTTTAAGAGATTTTGACATATATCTGTGCTATTTTGCTCTTTAAATTTAAGAGTTATAAAATTTGCATAGCTTGGTATATACTCTATATTTAAACTATCGGCAACAGTTTCATATCTTTTCATTTCCAAAAAATTGCTCTTTACACATTCATCAACAAAATTTTGATCTTGTAATGCCAAAATAGCAGCCCTTAAACTAAGAGTTGTTATATTAAAAGGTGGTCTTAATTTATTTAATTCAGAGATTATAAATTTATTTGCAATCCCATAACCAATACGCATTCCACCAAGCCCATAAGCTTTTGAAAATGTTCCTAAAAATATAGCATTTTCAAAATTTTCAATCAAATATTTAGCTTGTATAAGCTTATCTTTATCCTTAAAACTAGCAAATTCCATATAAGCACAATCAACAACGACCAAAACATTCTTTTTGATTTTGTTTATAAATTTATAAACATCTTTTGCATCAGCACACTCACCAAGTGGATTGTTTGGCAGACACAAAAATATAATGCTTATTTTGTCTTTATTTGCCTTATAAAGTTCTTTTAGCTCTTTTAAATTATGTGTTTTTGATTTTGTTCTAATAATCTCAGCGCCAACCTGTTTGGCATAAATTTCATACATAGCAAATGTTGCACCAGCCATCAAAACAGCACTTTTTTTATTTGCCTTTGTATGCACACAAAACTCAATAATCTGATCACTTCCAGCTCCAATTATAATATTTGAGGATTGAACATTATGTTTATTTGCCAAAACATCTTTTAACTCATAATAGCTATCATCAGGATATAAATATGCATTCTTGAACACCTCTTGCATACCCTGCTCAACCATTTTACTAACACCAAAAGGATTTTCATTGCTGGCTAATTTTACAACATCTTCTGGATTTGTGCCAAACTCACAAACAACTAGTTCTATTGGTTTTCCTGTTTCATAGTTTTTTAAATTTGATAAAATTTTATTAAATTTCATCCCTCATCTCCATTGAGATAACTCCCAAGCCATGTTACCTCTATCCCGATTTTCTTACATGATTTTAATACATTTTGAACTCTATCATCATCTATATGCCCATCAAAATCAATAAAAAACAAAGATCTAAACTCACGCTGTTTTATAGGTCTGCTTTCTAGCTTGCTAAGATTTATATTTTCAGATTTAAAAAGATTTAACAAATCAGCCAAAGAACCCGGAAGATGATCTGTTTTTGCAAGTATTGATGTTTTTGAGTGCTTTGTCTTATTTGTTTTAAAATCACTCAAAACAAAAAACCTAGTTCTATTTGCCATATTATCTTCAATTGTTTCAAACATTATAGGAACATTATAAAGTTTAGCAGCTATCTTAGAACAAATCGCGGCTGATTCTTTATCTTTAGAAGCCAAAAAGGCAGCATGTGCTGTTGATTTTGCAGCAATAAAAGTAACACCTGAAAGCATATGACTTTCCAAAAAATTTCTGCACTGATTATAACCTTGTGGATGAGAATATATTGTTTTTATATTTTTTAGATTTTCATTTAGACTAATAAAACTATGATGAATATCCAAATAAATTTCTGAAACTATTTTAACATTTTCAAACTTAGCCAAACAATCAAAAGTAGCACCGACTGCACCTTCTGTATTGTTTTCTATCGGAACAACTCCGTATTTAACCTCTTTTTGAGATAACTTTGTAAATACTGATTCGATACTTGCAAGTGCTAGGTATTCGCTCATTGCTCCAAAACGACTCTCTGCAGCTTGATAAGTATATGTGCCTTCTGGCCCAAGATATGCTATTTTTTGTGGCATTTCAATATTTCTACTTACCGCAAAAATTTCAAGATATATTGATTCAATTGCTGATTTATTTAAAAGATTATCCTCATAACTTTCTAAGCGATTTAATATAGCCTTTTCACGCTCAGGTCTATAAATAGGAGAGCCATTAGTTTGTTTTAACTCCCCTATTTTCTTGACAAATTTCATTCTTTGATTTAATTTTTCTAAAATCAAATCATCAATATCATCAATATCTTTTCTTAAATCATCAATATCTTGCATTATTCCAAACACTCCTTTTCAAGAGCTATAACATCATCAAAGCTTTCTCTTTTTCTTATAAGCTTGTCCTTATTGCTTATGATTGCCACCTCAGCAACCCTAGGTCTTGTGTTATAATTAGAACTCATACTAAACCCGTATGCCCCAGCACTTTTAACAACAATCAAATCGCCGCTTTCGCATATAGGCAACTTTATGTTTTTAGCCAAAAAATCACCGCTTTCACATATAGGACCAACTACATCACAAATTGTATGATCTTTATCTTTTCCAACAACACTAATTCCATGATAAGCATTATACAAACTAGGTCTTAAAAGATCATTCATAGCACCATCTACAATAACAAATCTTTTGTCTTTATTTCTCTTTTCATATAAAACCTTGGTTAAAAACTCACCGGCATTGCCAACTAAAAACCTACCAGGCTCACACACTATAGTTATATCATGACCTGAAAGATTTTTTAAAATTCCTTGTGCGTAATCATATAAGCTTACATCTCGCTCATCATTATAAACTATACCGATACCACCACCAATATCAAAAAATTTAATATCAATATCAACTGATTTAAGTTCAGTCAATAGTTTGCTTACTATGCCAGAAGCTTGTATTATAGAGCTTATATCTGTTATCTGAGAACCTATGTGAAAATGTATTCCTATTGGTTGCAAGTTATCTGATTTTTTTGCTTTTATATACATTTTTTTAGCTGTATCTATATCAACACCGAATTTATTTTCATTTAATCCTGTAGAGATATAAGGATGAGTATTTGCATCAACATCTGGATTTACTCTTATGCTAATTCTTGCTACTTTTTGTAGCTCCCTAGCGATGTTCTCAACTCTTTCAAGTTCAGCTTCGCTTTCTAAATTTATCATAAAGATATCGTTTGTCAAAGCATACTTTATCTCATCATCTCTTTTTCCAACACCACTAAATATCATCTGATAAGGCTTTGCACCAGCAATCAATGCTCTTTTTATTTCTCCCACGCTAACACAATCAAATCCAGCACCCAAAGAGGCTAAAAATTTAAGCAAACTTAAGTTTGAGTTTGCTTTTACTGCATAGCAAACAAGAGATTTTCTACCGCTAAAAGCTTGTTTTAGGTCACTATATCTTAAAGCAATTTTGTCAAAATCATATATATAAAGCGGAGTATCATACTTTTGTGCTAAGCCGAAGTAATCCATAAAAAACCTTATTGTAAAAATGGATAGATTTTACAAAAAAAATGCCAAAAATTGGCTTAACGATTGAGCCTAAACAGATAAATAGAATAAAATGCCAATAAAACAACAGGCATAACAATACCTAGCTCTGGAATCAATGCTCCAGTAGCTGAAAATTTGGCAAGTATAAATAAAACTCCCCATATTATAAGAGTTACTAACACATATACAAAACTAGCCAATGCTAGATTAAAAAACCTACCCACAACAGGCAAATGATAATATAATATAAAAACTAAAATCGGAGCGAATAATGGTGCTATTGTTAGAGTATAAAATATAGATTTTGCATTATTTATAGATGCACCCTCTCCTTGAAATGTTGTTATAAAATCAATGGTATCTAAAACGGAAAGGCTTATTCTTTCATCGCTATTTGCACTTTGTATATTTTTGGGAGTAAAGCCTTTTAACGAATGAACGTTGGAATTTGTTTTTATATCTAAACCTTTTTCTCCAACTTGTAATTTTTTAGGCAATACTATAGTTTTTGTATCATTTAAAATCCACTCATCTGAACTAAATTTGGCATTATTGGCAAACATAATATTGTTTAATGTTGTGTTGTTTATATCAAAAATGGCAATATCTGAGATACTTTGCTCTAAAGGGTTGAGTTCTTTAATATATATAAATTTTCCATCAAATTTTAAAAAAGAGTCAGTTGTGTTTCTTTTTACACTAAACCCGTCTTTAATACTCTTTTGATAATCATACATATATGCAAAAGATGTAAAATTAAGCAAAATATACAAAACTGTAATGGCACATGATATCAAAAATGGAATTTTTATCAAAGAATTTTTATAAACGCCTAAAGCATAAAAGCTTACAAACTCATTTGAACGAGCTATACCTATAAAACAGACAACTGTTGCTAAAACCAAAGAAATGGGCATTGTATATGATATGGCAGTTAAAAAAGTAGCGCCCACATATAAAAGTTGCAAACCAGCAGAGACTGGTAAGTCTTTGAAATTTGAAAGCAAATCAATCCCAACATAAAACAATTCCAAAGCTAAAAATATAATCAAAAATGTCTTAAAATAAATCCAGCCAATATATCTAGAATAAAGTTTCAAAACATTACCTTAAATTTTATATCTAAACAGCATTTTGCCATTTTTTTAGTGTAAATTTTTGCGAGGCATAAGAAATATCATTTTTTATAAGTTCCAAAATAGCATTTTTAGCATACTCTAAAATATCATCTAAAATCTTTTTTTCATTATCATTAAAATCACCTAAAACAAAATTTGTAACATTGCCAGCACGACCGATACCTATTCTGACTCTCTCATAATCATTTCCGATTAAATTATCTATTGATTTAATGCCATTATGGCCTCCGCTACTACCGCCTTTTTTAAACTTAATAGCACCGAAGCTTAAATCAAGATCATCATGAACAACAATAATGCGATCTGGCTTATAAAAATCATTAACAGCTTTTACGCTGTTTCCGGAAAGATTCATATAAGTATTTGGTTTTAGAAGCAATGTATTTTTATGCTTATAAACATCGCCTTGAAATTTAGATGAGCTAACATCCACAAAATCGGAATTTAAAAGCTTGTCTATAAGCATAAATCCGATATTGTGTCTAGTATTTTTGTATTGTTCAGTGGGGTTACCTAGCCCCACGATAAGAATCATTATAAGACTTCTTTTATCTAGCTTTTATTACCCCAAGAACTGCTATACGGTCAGCATCTACCATAGTAACACCATCTGGAACAACAATATCGCGAACCAATATAGTATCATCTATATCAAGTTTGCTAACATCAATATCAAAAGAGTTTGGTAAATTCTCAGCAGTACACTTAACAGCTATACGTCTTTTTGATTGTATTAAAACACCTTTGTTTTTAAGACCTATTGGAGTGCCATAAGGCTTAACAGGTATAAGATATTTTGAAACAAGACCAGGAATAGCTACTTTAAGATCAACGTGTTTTAAATTATTTGTAACAGCATCTCTTTGATAATCAACGATAACGACTTTGTATACATTCTCGCCAACTTTTACATCAAATGCAAGGGTCTCTTTTTTGCGAGCTTCTTTTATAAATTCATTTACTTTAAAAGCTGCTGCAACATTCTCTAATCCCTTACCATAAATGTTCGCGATTAGATAACCATCTCTTCTCAAAGCCTTTGCAGACTTCTTACCGATACTCTCTCTAACGATACCTTCTAACATCGTCATCCTTTCATAAAAAAATAGGTACGGATTATACCTAAAAATTAATAAATTTTATATTAGTCACCATCTTGAATTTGTTTAAGTGCAATTATACTATCTTTAAATCTATCATCTTGAGAATGCTTTTTAACACCTATCACATTTTCTTGCTTAGCAAGATTTGAATTTTTTATTTTGATTTCAAGGTCATTTGGTCTACTAGCCTTTTCAAGAGCTTCTTCTCTATCTATAACGCCCTCTTCATAAAGCTCTAATAAATGCTGGTCAAATGTCTGCATACCATAGGTATTTTTGCTTTCAGAAATAGCTGTAAAAATTTCATCTTCTCTGTTGTTTGCGATTATATCTCTTATTCTTATATTTTTAATCAAAACCTCAACAGCTGCTCTTCTTTTTCCATCTTTTGTTTTTACAAGTCTTTGAGAAATTATAGCAGCAAGCACGGAAGAAAGTGTCATTTTTACCCTATTTTGTTCCTCTTTAGAAAACATACTAACTACACGACCAATAGTCTCTTTGGCGTCTACTGTATGAAGAGTGGAAAGCACTAAGTGTCCTGTTTCTGCTGCGTGTAAAGCTGTTTCTACTGTTTCAAGATCTCTCATTTCACCAACCAATATAACATCTGGATCTTCACGCAAAGATGCTCGCAATGCTTCTGAGAAATTTCTGGCATCTTGCCCTACTGAACGTTGATTTATAAGACACTGTTCATCACTATAAACATATTCGATAGGATCTTCTATTGTTATAATATGCTTTTTTTTTGTCTTATTCATATGATTTATCATGCTAGCAAGGGTTGTTGTTTTTCCGCTCCCTGTTGGTCCAGTAACCAAGATGATACCTCTATGGAAATTTTCACATATTTTTTTGATAACAGGTGGAAGTTTTAAATCATCCATTGTTGGAAGTTTTGTAGGAATAGTTCTAAAAACTGCAGAAACGCCATCCATTTGAAAAAATATATTTACGCGAAATCTATAATCATCATTTAATTTATAAGTAAAATCAACATTTCTTTGCTCTACAAGATCTTTGAAATTTGTTCTAAGCAACTCTTTTGCTAAAGTAATCCCGTCTTGCTTACTTAAAATTTTATCACTCATAATTTGCATTTCGCCATTAAATCTACCACGAATATAGCTATTTGATTTAATATGTAAGTCACTTCCTTCACGCTCTATAAGTTGTCTTAAATAAGCATTAAGCTCATCTCTTAGCTTAAAATCAAGCTTGGAAACATCAACATCATGTTGATTATCAAGCATTATTTTAATCCTTTTAATATGTCATCAAATGCAACAACAAATGCTTTTAGACCATCATTTAACAAATCCCTATAAGCTGTTTGAAGATCTATATTTGCATTTTTTAAAACACTAAAAAAACTATCTACATTTTCTTTACTTGTGGCTACTTTTGGCTCAGCCTTTTGCTTTATAAATTCCTTTATCGTATCCAACGGAGCTGTATTGATAGTATTTTCAAACATAAGCTCACGAACATAATAATCAGCCCTTAACTCGTTCCCCTTAACACCAGTGCTTGCAAATAAAGCTCTAACATTACTTAAATTCTCATCTTTTATCATATGATATATTTTAGTAGCATTCATTATGCCGATTTGAGATTTAGGGAGACTTTTTTCTTGCATTTTATCATCAAGCAATCTATCAAAACGACTGACAAAAATACTTATAACGCCTTGTGGTAGCATAGTATTTACAAAACGCTTTTGATACTGAGCTACACCATCTTTAAAGGCATCCAAACATCCTCTAGCTTGCTCAGGAGAAAAAATTAAAGTAGCATTTACGCTAATTCCATCTGCCATCAAAGCACTCATTGCTTCAAATCCTTCTTTTGTGGCAGGAACTTTTATCATAACATTTGGCATTTTGATCATCTGATGAAGTCTCTTACCTTCTTCCACAGTGGCATTAACATTATCATGCAAATTTGGATCAACCTCAATGCTAACAAAACCATCATCATTATTTGCATAATTTTTTAAAAGCTTGCAAGCTGCCATTTTGATATCTTGAGTAGCTAAAGTTTCATATATATCTTTTGGATGTCTTTTGTGGCTATTTTTAATAGCTGTCTTATAAGCTTCACTTCCAACGAAAGCTGATTTAAAAATAGCAGGGTTGCTAGTAGCACCATTTATAATATCTTTGCTGATCAAATCAACAAATTCGTTATTTAAAAATTCTCTTTCAATAAAATCGCACCAAAGCGAAAAATTAATATTTTTGTTATACATTTTTTACCTAAATAAGTTTTAAAATTTCTCGTAGATCTTTTTTATCAACACAATGTGTAGCGTTTTGTTTTAAAATTTCATTAGCACAAAAAGCAATTTTGAGACTTGAATACTCAAACATAGAAATATCATTAGCACCATCTCCAACACACATAGTATTAGAAATATCTACATTAATTATTTTTTGAATTTTTTGAAGCATTTTGCCTTTTGAAAAGCCAAACATCATCTCTCCGCCAACTCTGCCCGTAAGTTTTCCATCTTTTTGGTGCAAGATATTTGCAAAACTAGCATCAAAATTTAATTTTTTTTGCATAGCATTGGTGCCTAAATCAAACCCTCCGCTAAATACAATAACCTTAATGCCTTTAGCTTTTAAATTTTCAATAAGCTCTTTAGCACCATTCATAACAGGTAAATTCTCGCATATATCTTTTGCAAGAAAATACGACATCCCCTCTAGCAAAGAGACTCTAGAGGTTAAGCTTTCAAAAAAGTCAAGCTCGCCAGCCATAGCCTTTTTTGTTATATTTTTTACCTCATCTCCAACACCATATGATTGGGCGAGAATATCAATAGTCTCGCCATCCATTAGTGTTGAATCAAAGTCAAAAATACAGAGTTTTATCAAAACAAACCTTAAAAGTCACGCTTTAAAAGGCTTTCAACCTTTAA
This genomic window contains:
- a CDS encoding type IV pilus twitching motility protein PilT — protein: MLDNQHDVDVSKLDFKLRDELNAYLRQLIEREGSDLHIKSNSYIRGRFNGEMQIMSDKILSKQDGITLAKELLRTNFKDLVEQRNVDFTYKLNDDYRFRVNIFFQMDGVSAVFRTIPTKLPTMDDLKLPPVIKKICENFHRGIILVTGPTGSGKTTTLASMINHMNKTKKKHIITIEDPIEYVYSDEQCLINQRSVGQDARNFSEALRASLREDPDVILVGEMRDLETVETALHAAETGHLVLSTLHTVDAKETIGRVVSMFSKEEQNRVKMTLSSVLAAIISQRLVKTKDGKRRAAVEVLIKNIRIRDIIANNREDEIFTAISESKNTYGMQTFDQHLLELYEEGVIDREEALEKASRPNDLEIKIKNSNLAKQENVIGVKKHSQDDRFKDSIIALKQIQDGD
- a CDS encoding 50S ribosomal protein L25/general stress protein Ctc, coding for MLEGIVRESIGKKSAKALRRDGYLIANIYGKGLENVAAAFKVNEFIKEARKKETLAFDVKVGENVYKVVIVDYQRDAVTNNLKHVDLKVAIPGLVSKYLIPVKPYGTPIGLKNKGVLIQSKRRIAVKCTAENLPNSFDIDVSKLDIDDTILVRDIVVPDGVTMVDADRIAVLGVIKAR
- a CDS encoding transaldolase, whose protein sequence is MYNKNINFSLWCDFIEREFLNNEFVDLISKDIINGATSNPAIFKSAFVGSEAYKTAIKNSHKRHPKDIYETLATQDIKMAACKLLKNYANNDDGFVSIEVDPNLHDNVNATVEEGKRLHQMIKMPNVMIKVPATKEGFEAMSALMADGISVNATLIFSPEQARGCLDAFKDGVAQYQKRFVNTMLPQGVISIFVSRFDRLLDDKMQEKSLPKSQIGIMNATKIYHMIKDENLSNVRALFASTGVKGNELRADYYVRELMFENTINTAPLDTIKEFIKQKAEPKVATSKENVDSFFSVLKNANIDLQTAYRDLLNDGLKAFVVAFDDILKGLK
- the serB gene encoding phosphoserine phosphatase SerB, whose translation is MIKLCIFDFDSTLMDGETIDILAQSYGVGDEVKNITKKAMAGELDFFESLTSRVSLLEGMSYFLAKDICENLPVMNGAKELIENLKAKGIKVIVFSGGFDLGTNAMQKKLNFDASFANILHQKDGKLTGRVGGEMMFGFSKGKMLQKIQKIINVDISNTMCVGDGANDISMFEYSSLKIAFCANEILKQNATHCVDKKDLREILKLI